One part of the Candidatus Cloacimonadaceae bacterium genome encodes these proteins:
- the hflX gene encoding GTPase HflX has translation MHHDEEYLLDDFEQEPETWEELERVEKTAFLATIVRQGESPKEVEASMDELERLADTAGIMILGRYSQKRNAPERGTFFGKGFLEETATKMHQAQADLLIVNEELSPMQGRNIDRDFSIRVIDRTEVILSIFHDHARTKEAKLQVRLAELQYQLPRLRRLWGHFDKERGSARSAGGSASRGMGEKQIEIDKRLIRLQIRRINQSITAVAHQKETQRKQREKTKKLCLVGYTNAGKSTLFNALTNAGVLVEDRLFATLDSTSRQLKLSTGSPVVISDTVGFISNLPHHLVASFRATLMEVQDADLLLHVVDVSDDRREYYIDQVNDVLKQIGADGIPQILVFNKADLVDNIFLTFIQRRFPECISISALKAGQLESLVDGVEKRLFDNLFLSLKLPYDKGALVSLLHQIAQVKSEDYRADGIYMEVLVGKEDMYHVKDYVLT, from the coding sequence ATGCATCATGACGAAGAATATCTCTTGGATGACTTTGAGCAGGAACCTGAAACTTGGGAAGAGCTCGAGCGCGTGGAAAAGACCGCGTTTCTGGCAACGATCGTTCGGCAAGGCGAAAGCCCCAAAGAGGTTGAAGCCAGCATGGACGAGCTTGAACGTCTTGCCGATACTGCCGGAATCATGATTTTGGGCAGATACAGCCAAAAGCGAAACGCACCCGAGCGAGGAACCTTCTTTGGTAAAGGCTTTTTGGAAGAAACCGCCACGAAAATGCATCAAGCCCAGGCGGATCTGCTGATCGTGAATGAAGAGCTGAGCCCAATGCAGGGTCGCAACATCGACCGCGATTTCAGCATCAGGGTAATCGACCGCACGGAAGTGATCCTCAGCATCTTTCACGATCATGCCAGAACCAAGGAAGCGAAACTGCAAGTCCGCCTTGCCGAACTTCAATACCAGCTTCCACGTCTGCGCAGGCTTTGGGGTCATTTTGACAAGGAGAGAGGCTCTGCCCGCTCAGCGGGAGGTTCCGCCAGCCGCGGCATGGGCGAAAAACAGATAGAGATCGACAAACGCCTGATCCGTTTGCAAATACGCCGGATCAATCAATCCATCACCGCCGTCGCTCATCAAAAAGAAACCCAACGCAAACAGCGGGAAAAAACTAAAAAACTCTGCCTCGTCGGCTATACCAATGCCGGTAAATCCACCCTGTTCAACGCTCTCACCAATGCCGGAGTGCTCGTCGAAGACCGCCTATTCGCCACGCTGGATTCCACCTCCCGACAGCTAAAACTCAGCACCGGCAGCCCGGTCGTGATCTCGGATACAGTGGGTTTCATCTCCAATCTGCCGCATCATTTGGTGGCATCTTTTCGCGCTACTTTGATGGAAGTGCAGGATGCCGATCTGCTCTTGCACGTGGTGGACGTATCGGACGACCGCAGAGAGTATTACATAGACCAGGTGAACGACGTCCTCAAACAAATCGGCGCTGACGGCATCCCCCAGATATTGGTTTTCAATAAAGCAGACTTGGTGGATAATATATTCCTGACCTTCATCCAGAGACGTTTTCCGGAATGTATCAGCATTTCCGCGCTCAAAGCGGGACAATTGGAAAGCCTAGTTGATGGCGTGGAAAAGCGCCTCTTCGATAACCTGTTTTTGAGCCTGAAACTACCCTATGACAAAGGCGCGCTGGTCTCCTTGCTGCATCAGATCGCTCAGGTCAAAAGCGAGGATTACCGCGCCGACGGCATCTATATGGAAGTGCTTGTCGGCAAGGAAGATATGTATCACGTCAAAGACTATGTGTTGACATAA
- a CDS encoding CoA transferase subunit B, which yields MAMDKRAYIGARIAQELKDGDYVNLGIGLPTEAANHIPPGVHVVFQSENGMLGVGPSPASGAEDTDLINAGGGFITALPGASYFDSATSFAIIRGGHLDVTVLGALQVDQEGNLANWMIPGKLVPGMGGAMDLVTGAKKVIVAMEHCDKFGNSKILKLCTLPLTAKAKVSLIVTDMAVLEVTPAGLVLKEVSEGYTVEDVVKATDAELIIPDYLG from the coding sequence ATGGCAATGGATAAAAGAGCTTATATCGGAGCGCGCATCGCGCAGGAACTCAAAGATGGCGACTATGTGAATCTTGGCATCGGACTTCCTACCGAAGCGGCAAATCACATACCACCCGGTGTGCATGTCGTCTTTCAATCCGAAAACGGCATGCTTGGGGTGGGACCGAGTCCCGCCTCCGGAGCTGAAGATACAGATTTGATCAATGCCGGAGGTGGTTTCATCACTGCTTTGCCCGGTGCCTCATACTTTGATTCAGCAACCAGCTTTGCCATCATTCGCGGTGGGCACTTGGACGTCACAGTCCTGGGCGCTTTGCAGGTGGATCAGGAAGGCAATCTGGCAAACTGGATGATCCCCGGCAAGCTCGTTCCCGGCATGGGTGGAGCGATGGATCTGGTCACCGGAGCCAAGAAAGTGATCGTGGCGATGGAGCATTGCGACAAATTTGGCAATTCCAAGATATTGAAGCTCTGCACTTTGCCGCTCACCGCCAAGGCAAAGGTCAGCCTCATCGTTACCGATATGGCGGTGTTGGAAGTTACACCTGCAGGCTTGGTGCTAAAGGAAGTTTCCGAAGGATACACGGTGGAGGATGTGGTCAAAGCCACCGATGCGGAATTGATAATACCGGATTACTTGGGCTGA
- a CDS encoding response regulator, whose protein sequence is MKNILNYPGKTAADPQNHLKRILVVDDDDLMLEMLMDCLSITGEYETIGSKEALTALELIEREPFNAIITDINLPGLSGLELLKHVTRKDAKIPVILITGYSDPERMRMAIQLGAFDFLRKPFDMSELLIRVKQAIEKNQLMLQNDLYQHHLELVVQQRTMELFATNAKLENHYINTIHAMVNTIEAMDIYTHGHSERVTAVSILLGKYLGLSIEDLKLLRIGALLHDLGKIGVNKPLLEKTAVLSPDEFDLMKLHPSIGARIVDPIGLPAEVHDIILQHHERWDGSGYPNGIKSEEISPLARITAIADAYDAMTSKRPYRDAMTSHSACREIEDNLGKQFDQHIGAMLIKKIAGIQELLKDQVNLRQHIFAAI, encoded by the coding sequence ATGAAAAACATCCTGAACTATCCGGGAAAAACCGCAGCCGATCCACAGAATCATTTGAAACGCATCCTCGTGGTCGATGACGATGATTTGATGCTGGAAATGCTAATGGATTGCCTCAGCATCACCGGCGAGTATGAAACTATCGGAAGCAAGGAAGCGCTCACGGCTCTGGAATTGATCGAGCGCGAGCCTTTCAACGCCATTATCACCGATATCAACCTGCCGGGATTGAGCGGTCTCGAACTGCTCAAACACGTCACCCGCAAGGATGCCAAGATCCCCGTGATCCTGATCACCGGTTATTCCGATCCGGAAAGGATGCGTATGGCAATTCAACTGGGCGCCTTCGATTTTTTGCGCAAACCCTTTGACATGTCGGAGCTGCTCATCCGCGTCAAACAAGCGATCGAGAAAAACCAGCTGATGTTGCAAAACGACCTCTATCAGCATCATCTGGAACTGGTGGTTCAACAGCGCACAATGGAACTCTTTGCCACCAACGCCAAGCTGGAAAACCACTATATAAACACCATCCACGCCATGGTGAATACCATCGAGGCGATGGATATCTACACCCACGGGCATTCAGAAAGGGTGACCGCGGTCAGCATCCTGCTTGGGAAGTATCTGGGGCTATCCATAGAAGACCTGAAACTTTTGCGTATTGGAGCGCTGTTGCACGATCTGGGCAAGATCGGAGTGAACAAACCGCTACTGGAAAAAACCGCAGTGCTCTCACCTGATGAGTTTGATCTGATGAAGCTGCACCCCAGCATTGGCGCCAGAATCGTCGATCCTATCGGTCTGCCGGCTGAGGTGCACGACATCATTCTCCAGCATCACGAACGCTGGGATGGCAGCGGCTATCCCAATGGCATCAAAAGCGAGGAGATATCTCCTCTGGCGAGAATCACTGCAATCGCGGATGCTTATGACGCCATGACCAGCAAAAGACCCTATCGAGACGCAATGACTTCGCACTCCGCCTGCCGCGAGATCGAAGACAACCTCGGCAAGCAGTTTGATCAACACATCGGAGCGATGTTGATCAAAAAGATCGCCGGCATCCAGGAACTGCTCAAAGACCAGGTCAATCTGCGGCAACACATCTTTGCCGCGATCTGA
- a CDS encoding CoA transferase subunit A, producing MSKLISAAQAAAMILPHSRLAIGGFLAVGAAESMIDAIVASGVGDLHIIVIASDYETRGVGKLVVNHQVKSAQITHLGTNKEIQKQMYAGEIQIELVPQGSLLERVRAFGAGLGGILTPTGLGTIVEEGKMIINLGGRDYILEPAIESDFALIRAWKADKAGNLVYRKTARNSNPIMAMAGRITIAEVDEIVEIGELDPEQVITPAIFVNHLILSKESGNGNG from the coding sequence ATGTCCAAGCTAATCAGCGCCGCTCAAGCGGCAGCTATGATTCTACCGCACAGCCGTTTGGCGATCGGCGGATTTCTTGCCGTAGGCGCTGCTGAAAGCATGATCGACGCGATCGTGGCATCGGGTGTTGGCGATCTGCACATCATCGTCATCGCCTCGGACTATGAAACCCGCGGCGTCGGCAAGCTGGTGGTCAATCACCAGGTCAAGAGCGCTCAAATTACGCATCTGGGCACTAATAAAGAGATTCAGAAGCAGATGTACGCCGGGGAGATCCAGATAGAATTGGTGCCGCAAGGCTCTTTGTTGGAACGTGTGCGCGCTTTCGGAGCGGGGCTGGGAGGGATATTGACCCCCACCGGACTCGGGACCATCGTCGAAGAAGGCAAAATGATCATCAATTTGGGCGGCAGGGATTATATCCTCGAGCCGGCAATAGAAAGCGATTTTGCGCTCATTCGTGCCTGGAAAGCAGATAAAGCGGGAAATCTCGTCTATCGTAAAACCGCGCGCAACAGCAACCCGATCATGGCAATGGCGGGAAGAATCACCATCGCGGAAGTGGATGAGATCGTGGAAATCGGAGAGCTCGATCCCGAACAGGTAATCACCCCCGCGATCTTCGTCAATCATCTGATCTTGAGCAAGGAGAGCGGAAATGGCAATGGATAA